A single region of the Brassica rapa cultivar Chiifu-401-42 chromosome A03, CAAS_Brap_v3.01, whole genome shotgun sequence genome encodes:
- the LOC103861395 gene encoding F-box protein At3g28330-like has translation MDSLTDDICALVLARLPIKIFTGFKLVCKHWKSIVESPFFRKLFMSMHQNSASSSWSLMSTDHVDPEMVGYYNQCDTWGLKRPLGSFIKSFLNHKNRNHKYIRVSAVAYSDVGWILIYAMSKTNEKSSLYVANPVSHECVEIFIDFLPKGFERIRFCLWQWGIATRVENGILLGYTVVVINQKWSDTKLSCLIYSSETGMWSLDTSFSNYHYCQNSISLNGNLHWLPRNNDYQEVVLSMDFYTNSTGSDRCRVSPFPDLGRTTKFKRSCTPCHGFLMYMNIVCATKVDGSLEEKLCVWRLQS, from the coding sequence ATGGATTCATTGACAGATGATATCTGCGCATTGGTACTTGCAAGATTACCGATTAAGATCTTCACAGGTTTCAAACTTGTTTGCAAGCATTGGAAATCAATCGTAGAGTCTCCGTTTTTCCGTAAGCTTTTCATGTCCATGCACCAAAACTCAGCCTCTTCTTCATGGTCCCTCATGTCCACCGATCACGTAGACCCAGAGATGGTGGGTTACTACAACCAATGCGACACTTGGGGACTTAAACGACCACTGGGCTCTTTCATCAAGTCTTTCTTAAACCACAAGAACCGGAACCACAAATACATACGAGTAAGTGCCGTGGCTTACTCCGATGTTGGGTGGATCTTGATCTATGCAATGTCAAAAACCAATGAGAAGTCATCCCTCTATGTGGCTAACCCGGTTTCACATGAATGCGTAgaaatatttattgattttcTTCCTAAAGGGTTTGAAAGAATTCGATTTTGTTTGTGGCAATGGGGAATAGCCACACGAGTTGAGAACGGCATCCTTTTGGGTTACACAGTTGTTGTCATTAATCAAAAGTGGAGTGACACTAAGTTAAGTTGTCTGATATATTCATCTGAGACAGGCATGTGGAGTTTGGATACTTCCTTTTCCAACTATCATTACTGTCAAAATTCGATTAGCTTGAACGGTAACCTTCATTGGCTCCCCCGGAACAATGACTATCAAGAAGTTGTATTATCCATGGATTTTTATACTAATAGCACGGGTTCTGATCGATGCCGTGTTTCTCCTTTTCCTGATTTAGGGAGAACTACCAAATTCAAAAGATCTTGTACACCTTGTCATGGGTTTCTCATGTATATGAACATAGTCTGTGCAACCAAAGTGGATGGAAGCCTAGAAGAGAAGTTGTGTGTATGGAGGCTTCAGAGCTAG
- the LOC103861398 gene encoding beta-adaptin-like protein C, producing MSGHDSKYFSTTKKGEIPELKEELNSQYKDKRKDAVKKVIAAMTVGKDVSSLFTDVLNCMQTENLELKKLVYLYLINYAKSQPDLAILAVNTFVKDSQDPNPLIRALAVRTMGCIRVDKITEYLCDPLQKCLKDDDPYVRKTAAVCVAKLFDINAELVEDRGFLEALKDLISDNNPMVVANAVAALAEIQDKSASPIFEINSVTLTKLLTALNECTEWGQVFILDSLSRYKAADPREAENIVERVTPRLQHANCAVVLSAVKMILQQMELITSTDVIRNLCKKMAPPLVTLLSAEPEIQYVALRNINLIVQKRPTILAHEIKVFFCKYNDPIYVKMEKLEIMIKLASDRNIDQVLLEFKEYATEVDVDFVRKAVRAIGRCAIKLERAAERCISVLLELIKIKVNYVVQEAIIVIKDIFRRYPNTYESIIATLCESLDTLDEPEAKASMIWIIGEYAERIDNADELLESFLENFPEEPAQVQLQLLTATVKLFLKKPTEGPQQMIQVVLNNATVETDNPDLRDRAYIYWRLLSTDPEAAKDVVLAEKPVITDDSNQLEPSLLDELLANISTLSSVYHKPPEAFVTRLKPTVQKTEDEDYVEGGETEISGNPVDGAAPVAAAPAPVPDLLGDLMGTDDAAIVPVDDYTTLSGPPLHVVLPASSGQGLQISAQLTRQDGQVFYSMLLENSSQSVLDGFMIQFNKNSFGLAAAGPLQVQPLQPGESARTMLPMVLSQNMSDGPTNSLLQVAVKNNQPPVKYFTDKIVLHALFSEDGRMERGTFLETWRSLPDSNEVQKDFPGITITSIDSTLDLLAASNMFFIAKRKNGNQDVLYLSAKAPKGVPFLIELTAMVGQPGLKCAVKTPTPEIAPLFFESLEMLFKS from the exons ATGAGCGGGCATGATTCCAAATACTTCTCGACGACGAAGAAGGGAGAGATCCCTGAGCTCAAGGAAGAGCTCAATTCACAGTACAAG gATAAGAGGAAAGATGCTGTTAAGAAGGTTATTGCGGCTATGACTGTTGGAAAGGATGTTTCATCTCTTTTCACTGATGTTCTCAACTGCATGCAAACGGAGAATCTGGAGCTCAAGAAGCTTGTTTACTTGTATCTCATTAACTACGCTAAAAGCCAGCCTGATCTTGCTATCCTCGCTGTTAATACTTTTGTTAAG GATTCACAAGATCCAAATCCGTTGATCCGTGCTTTGGCTGTGCGGACAATGGGCTGCATTCGTGTTGATAAGATCACTGAGTATTTGTGCGATCCTCTTCAGAAATGCTTAAAG GATGATGATCCATATGTTCGCAAGACAGCAGCTGTTTGCGTTGCCAAACTGTTTGACATAAATGCTGAGTTAGTCGAGGATAGGGGTTTCCTTGAAGCCTTGAAGGATTTAATATCAGACAACAATCCGATGGTTGTGGCAAATGCTGTAGCAGCCCTTGCAGAGATACAAGACAAGAGTGCTAGTCCCATCTTTGAAATTAATAGTGTTACCCTCACAAAGCTCCTTACAGCTTTGAACGAATGTACTGA GTGGGGTCAAGTTTTTATATTGGATTCGCTGTCAAGGTATAAAGCAGCTGATCCTCGTGAAGCTGAAAATATTGTTGAGAGAGTCACTCCAAGGTTACAACATGCCAATTGCGCTGTCGTGCTTTCAGCCGTTAAG ATGATCCTTCAGCAGATGGAGCTAATTACTAGTACAGATGTGATTCGAAATCTTTGCAAAAAGATGGCCCCTCCCCTAGTTACATTGCTTTCTGCAGAACCTGAGATCCAATATGTTGCACTTCGTAACATTAACCTTATTGTCCAAAAAAGGCCCACTATTCTTGCCCATGAAATCAAG GTGTTCTTCTGCAAGTATAATGATCCTATTTATGTCAAGATGGAGAAGTTGGAGATTATGATAAAACTTGCTTCTGACAGAAACATAGACCAG GTTCTTCTGGAGTTCAAAGAGTATGCCACGGAAGTAGATGTTGATTTTGTTCGGAAGGCTGTTCGTGCAATAGGCAGATGTGCCATCAAACTGGAAAGAGCAGCAGAACGGTGCATCAGTGTTTTACTTGAGCTGATCAAGATCAAAGTAAACTACGTTGTTCAGGAGGCCATCATAGTCATCAAAGATATCTTTAGAAGATATCCAAACAC GTATGAGTCCATAATTGCAACACTCTGTGAGAGTCTAGACACATTGGATGAACCAGAAGCGAAg GCATCTATGATTTGGATCATTGGTGAATATGCTGAGAGAATCGACAATGCTGACGAACTTCTTGAAAGCTTCCTGGAGAATTTCCCTGAAGAACCAGCACAGGTCCAGCTGCAGCTTCTTACAGCGACAGTCAAACTATTTCTGAAGAAGCCAACTGAAGGCCCACAACAAATGATTCAG GTTGTCTTGAATAATGCTACTGTGGAGACAGATAATCCTGATCTCAGGGATCGTGCATACATCTACTGGCGTCTTCTATCTACTGATCCCGAG GCGGCGAAGGATGTTGTTTTAGCTGAAAAGCCTGTGATTACTGACGACTCAAATCAACTTGAGCCGTCACTCCTGGATGAGCTGCTCGCAAATATTTCAACCTTGTCCTCTGTGTATCACAAGCCGCCAGAGGCTTTTGTAACTCGCTTGAAACCCACAGTTCAGAAAACGGAAGATGAGGACTATGTGGAAGGGGGCGAAACAGAGATATCTGGTAATCCGGTTGATGGTGCAGCTCCTGTAGCGGCTGCTCCAGCCCCTGTGCCTGATCTCCTAGGTGACCTAATGGGAACAGATGATGCTGCAATTGTCCCAGTAGATGATTACACAACTCTGTCAGG TCCTCCACTGCATGTTGTCCTGCCAGCATCAAGCGGTCAAGGTCTGCAAATTAGCGCTCAGTTAACCCGACAAGATGGTCAAGTGTTCTACAGTATGCTCCTCGAGAACAGCTCGCAGTCGGTTCTCGATGGATTCATGATTCAGTTCAACAAAAACTCATTCGGCCTTGCAGCTGCAGGACCTCTTCAG GTTCAACCTCTGCAACCCGGAGAATCTGCCAGGACAATGTTGCCAATGGTATTGTCCCAGAACATGTCTGACGGGCCCACCAACTCTCTTTTGCAAGTTGCCGTCAAAAACAATCAGCCGCCTGTCAAGTACTTCACAGATAAGATTGTACTTCACGCTCTTTTCTCAGAAGATGGTAGGATGGAACGCGGAACCTTCCTCGAG ACGTGGAGGTCTTTACCGGATTCAAACGAGGTCCAGAAGGATTTTCCTGGGATAACCATAACGAGCATTGACTCAACGCTCGACTTGCTAGCCGCGTCAAACATGTTCTTCATAGCAAAGCGCAAAAACGGAAACCAAGACGTGCTGTATCTATCAGCCAAAGCCCCAAAAGGCGTACCATTCTTGATCGAACTAACGGCCATGGTGGGTCAGCCTGGTCTTAAATGTGCGGTCAAGACTCCAACCCCTGAGATCGCTCCTCTCTTCTTTGAATCCCTTGAAATGCTCTTCAAGTCTTGA
- the LOC103861399 gene encoding uncharacterized protein LOC103861399, giving the protein MAPKFDTEKMQERQNFRNVWHTDLTHTIQGDTPYCCFALWCAPCASYLLRKRALYNDMSRYICCAGYMPCSGRCGEAKCPQLCLATEVFCCFGTSVASTRFLLQDEFQIQTTQCDNCIIGFMVCLSQVACIFSIVACIVGIDELSEASQLLSCLSDMVYCTVCACMQTQHKVEMDKRDGKFGPQPMAVPPPQLMSRIDQATPPAIGYPPQGYPQHPPQGYPSSGYPQNPPAYPQYPPGPAYPPQGYPK; this is encoded by the exons ATGGCGCCGAAGTTCGACACGGAGAAGATGCAGGAACGCCAGAACTTCCGTAACGTCTGGCACACTGATCTCACTCACACCATCCAGGGCGATACTCCCT ATTGCTGTTTTGCATTGTGGTG TGCCCCTTGTGCATCATACTTGCTTCGCAAGCGTGCGCTTTACAATGACATGTCTAG GTACATATGCTGCGCTGGTTACATGCCTTGTAGCGGCAGGTGTGGAGAAGCCAAATGTCCTCAACTTTGTCTTGCCACTGAG GTCTTTTGCTGCTTTGGAACCTCTGTGGCATCGACTCGTTTCCTTCTGCAAGATGAGTTCCAAATTCAGACCACACAATGTGACAACTGCATCATT GGTTTTATGGTTTGCCTTAGCCAAGTGGCTTGCATATTCTCCATAGTTGCGTGTATCGTCGGCATTGATGAGCTTTCAGAAGCTTCCCAGCTGCTCTCTTGTTTATCTGACATGGTGTACTGCAC GGTTTGCGCTTGTATGCAG ACACAACACAAGGTGGAAATGGACAAGAGAGATGGTAAGTTCGGTCCACAACCAATGGCTGTGCCTCCCCCTCAGCTAATGTCAcggattgatcaagccactccaccCGCTATCGGTTATCCTCCACAAGGTTACCCACAACACCCTCCTCAAGGGTATCCATCTTCTGGCTACCCTCAAAACCCTCCAGCTTATCCTCAGTACCCTCCTGGTCCGGCTTATCCACCTCAAGGTTACCCAAAGTAA
- the LOC103861400 gene encoding uncharacterized protein LOC103861400 produces the protein MKGNQKDSSEKPGTLSVVTRPGPKLMVWLICFIAFTYIIYMLKLVSTSRSCDDSITFTTLSANLSSSSSSALPSRRRESEEEEKAEDEPTDLSHVVFGIAASAKLWKQRKEYIKIWYKPKHMCGYVWLDKEVKKNITSSNEDDEDLLPPVRISGGTASFPYTNKQGQRSALRISRIVSEMLRLGPRNVRWFVMGDDDTVFVTDNLIRVLRKYDHEQMYYIGSLSESHLQNIFFSYGMAYGGGGFAISYPLAKALSKMQDRCIQRYPALYGSDDRMQACMAELGVPLTKELGFHQYDVYGSLFGLLAAHPVTPFVSVHHLDVVEPIFPNMTRVRSLKKLTVPMKLDSAGLLQQSICYDKHKSWTVSVSWGYAVQIFRGIFSPREMEMPSRTFLNWYKRADYTAYAFNTRPVSRQPCQKPFVYYMSTTKFDKQLNTTVSEYTRHRVSHPSCKWKIANPAEINTIVVYKKPDPHLWERSPRRNCCRVLQTKRNNTLWINVGVCRDGEVTEVK, from the exons ATGAAAGGTAACCAGAAAGACTCCTCGGAGAAACCCGGAACGTTGTCGGTGGTAACCCGACCCGGTCCAAAACTAATGGTCTGGCTCATCTGCTTCATCGCTTTCACTTACATTATCTACATGCTCAAGCTCGTCTCCACCTCACGCTCCTGCGACGATTCCATCACCTTCACCACCCTCTCCGCcaacctctcctcctcctcctcttctgcACTACCTTCACGCCGGCGCGAGtcggaggaagaagagaaggcaGAAGACGAGCCGACCGATCTCAGCCACGTGGTGTTCGGGATCGCCGCGTCGGCGAAGCTGTGGAAACAGAGGAAAGAGTATATCAAGATCTGGTACAAGCCCAAACACATGTGCGGCTATGTCTGGTTAGACAAAGAGGTGAAGAAGAACATCACTAGCAGCAACGAAGACGACGAGGATCTACTTCCGCCGGTGAGAATCTCCGGCGGGACAGCTTCGTTCCCTTACACGAACAAGCAAGGGCAACGCTCGGCGCTGCGGATCTCGAGGATCGTGTCGGAGATGCTGCGTCTTGGTCCGAGAAACGTGAGGTGGTTCGTGATGGGTGACGACGACACTGTTTTCGTCACGGATAATCTCATTAGGGTGCTGAGGAAGTACGACCACGAGCAGATGTATTACATAGGGAGCTTGTCGGAATCTCATCTGCAGAACATATTTTTCTCGTACGGGATGGCTTACGGTGGAGGAGGGTTCGCTATTAGCTACCCTCTGGCTAAGGCTTTGAGCAAGATGCAGGATCGGTgtatacagaggtatcctgcATTGTATGGTTCAGACGATCGCATGCAAGCTTGTATGGCTGAACTCGGTGTTCCGCTTACTAAAGAACTCGGCTTTCATCAG TACGACGTTTACGGGAGCCTCTTCGGTCTCCTGGCCGCTCACCCAGTAACACCGTTCGTCTCAGTGCACCACCTCGACGTCGTGGAGCCGATCTTCCCAAACATGACACGTGTCCGTTCCCTTAAGAAGCTAACTGTACCGATGAAGCTCGACTCAGCCGGGCTTCTCCAGCAGTCTATATGCTACGACAAGCACAAGAGCTGGACCGTCTCGGTCTCGTGGGGCTACGCGGTccaaatattccgaggaatatttTCTCCAAGGGAAATGGAAATGCCTTCTAGAACCTTCTTGAATTGGTACAAAAGAGCGGACTACACCGCCTACGCATTCAACACCAGGCCTGTTAGTCGGCAACCGTGCCAAAAACCGTTTGTGTATTACATGTCGACCACGAAGTTCGACAAGCAGCTGAACACGACGGTTAGCGAATACACGCGGCACCGTGTTTCGCATCCGTCTTGTAAGTGGAAGATAGCGAACCCGGCTGAGATTAACACCATCGTCGTTTACAAGAAACCTGATCCGCATCTGTGGGAACGG TCACCGAGGAGGAACTGCTGCAGGGTGTTACAAACGAAGAGGAATAATACGTTATGGATCAATGTTGGTGTATGTAGAGATGGTGAAGTCACTGAAGTAAAGTAA